A stretch of the Sphingosinithalassobacter tenebrarum genome encodes the following:
- the fsa gene encoding fructose-6-phosphate aldolase — MKFFVDTADTAEIRDLAASGLVDGVTTNPSLIHKAGRDFLEVVKEICEITDGPVSAEVVALDFDGMMREAEIVRKIADNVAVKVPLTIDGLKACKALTDDGTMVNVTLCFSANQALLAAKAGATFISPFVGRHDDIGFDGMQLISDIRLIYDNYDFETEILVASVRHAVHVLESAKIGADVMTAPPAVIRQLVKHPLTENGIKGFLADWEKTGQKIG, encoded by the coding sequence ATGAAATTTTTCGTCGATACCGCCGACACCGCCGAAATCCGCGACCTTGCCGCTTCCGGGCTGGTCGACGGCGTCACCACCAATCCCTCGCTGATCCACAAGGCGGGGCGTGACTTTCTCGAAGTGGTCAAGGAAATCTGCGAGATCACCGACGGGCCGGTTTCGGCCGAAGTCGTCGCGCTCGATTTCGACGGGATGATGCGCGAGGCGGAAATCGTGCGGAAGATCGCCGACAATGTCGCGGTGAAGGTGCCGCTGACGATCGACGGGCTCAAGGCATGCAAGGCGCTGACCGATGACGGCACGATGGTCAATGTCACGCTCTGCTTCTCGGCGAATCAGGCGCTGCTCGCGGCGAAGGCGGGCGCGACCTTCATTTCGCCGTTCGTCGGCCGGCATGACGATATCGGTTTCGACGGGATGCAGTTGATCAGCGATATCCGCCTGATCTACGACAATTACGATTTCGAGACCGAGATCCTGGTCGCGAGCGTGCGTCATGCCGTCCATGTCCTCGAATCGGCGAAAATCGGCGCCGATGTGATGACCGCGCCGCCGGCGGTGATCCGCCAGCTGGTCAAGCATCCGCTGACCGAAAACGGCATCAAGGGGTTCCTCGCCGACTGGGAAAAGACCGGCCAGAAGATCGGCTGA
- a CDS encoding cytochrome P450, translated as MVTVTDRDYFTDLSVLRDPYSYFEDLRVHGPVHQLESRDVVVVTGFQEAVDVLLDSENFSNFQTVVPDRPLPFEPQGSDITDQIEANRGAEPMLELMVTYDGAPHVAARSLVRSLFIPSRLRANEEYMAALAERMVADVVAKGGCDMVNDIATPYVTLVIADLLGVPEEDREKFREVIDQGPPPGNMNAEEAAERANQPLIFMGGFFMNYITDRRANPREDVLSELATATYPDGSTPDIVEVVKSAMFLFAAGQDTSAKLLGNAIRFLCDDPGLQARLRADTSLVPAFLEEALRLEGSTKATFRLAKRDTKIGDMAIPAGKRVIVALSAANRDPMRWENPQAFELGRAKIKEHLAFGRGAHTCIGAPLARAEVRVILEKFLQQTKDIRLSRDVYGDDGSAALVYEPSYIIRGLETLHVEFDPA; from the coding sequence ATGGTGACCGTGACCGACCGCGACTATTTCACCGACCTGTCGGTGCTGCGCGACCCGTACAGCTATTTCGAGGATCTGCGCGTTCACGGTCCGGTGCACCAGCTGGAAAGCCGCGATGTGGTGGTCGTCACCGGCTTTCAGGAAGCCGTCGACGTGCTGCTTGATTCGGAGAATTTCTCGAACTTCCAGACGGTCGTTCCCGATCGCCCCCTGCCCTTCGAACCGCAGGGCAGCGACATCACCGACCAGATCGAGGCAAATCGTGGTGCCGAACCGATGCTCGAGCTGATGGTGACCTATGACGGCGCGCCGCACGTCGCCGCGCGGTCGCTGGTGCGAAGCCTCTTCATCCCGTCCCGCCTGCGCGCCAACGAGGAATATATGGCGGCGCTCGCCGAGCGGATGGTCGCGGACGTGGTCGCGAAGGGCGGCTGTGACATGGTCAACGATATCGCCACGCCATACGTCACCTTGGTGATCGCCGACTTGCTGGGCGTGCCCGAGGAAGATCGCGAGAAATTTCGCGAAGTGATCGACCAGGGTCCGCCGCCGGGCAACATGAACGCGGAGGAAGCCGCCGAACGCGCCAATCAGCCGCTGATATTCATGGGCGGCTTCTTCATGAACTATATCACCGATCGCCGCGCCAACCCGCGCGAAGACGTGTTGAGCGAGCTTGCCACCGCCACTTATCCCGACGGCAGCACACCCGACATCGTCGAAGTAGTGAAATCGGCGATGTTCCTGTTCGCCGCCGGGCAGGATACGAGCGCGAAATTGCTTGGCAATGCGATCCGCTTCCTGTGCGACGATCCCGGCCTGCAGGCGCGGCTGCGCGCCGACACTAGCCTGGTCCCGGCGTTTCTGGAGGAAGCGCTACGCCTGGAAGGCTCGACCAAGGCGACCTTCCGCCTGGCAAAGCGCGATACGAAGATCGGCGACATGGCAATTCCGGCGGGCAAGCGCGTCATCGTCGCGCTGTCGGCGGCGAACCGCGATCCGATGCGCTGGGAAAACCCGCAGGCGTTCGAGCTGGGCCGCGCGAAGATCAAGGAGCATCTCGCCTTCGGACGCGGCGCGCACACCTGCATCGGCGCCCCGCTGGCGCGCGCCGAGGTGCGGGTGATCCTGGAGAAATTTCTGCAGCAGACCAAGGACATCCGCCTGTCGCGCGACGTCTATGGCGACGATGGCAGCGCCGCTCTGGTCTATGAACCGAGCTACATCATCCGCGGGCTCGAAACGCTCCATGTGGAGTTCGATCCGGCCTGA
- a CDS encoding DUF2490 domain-containing protein, giving the protein MRKVGALVAGGLCMIAPPAIAQQEDRQFWSTMAAGVRLSDTVSLQGEVVLRFGDAGLYESEAGGFVTYRLSESVSLSAGYARVTNYTHGQVTRSEDRPRQQIDVDLGTILGGELNSRLRFEQRFRNSDTGFRLRPRVKWKLPWRERGGPALVLSHESFVELNDTDGGQNAGYRRMRNFAGVDVPIAGSVRAEIGYLNQYDLRDRARDTMDHILSIGVGAKF; this is encoded by the coding sequence ATGCGCAAGGTAGGCGCGCTTGTTGCCGGCGGGCTATGCATGATCGCGCCGCCGGCGATCGCGCAACAGGAGGACAGGCAATTCTGGTCGACGATGGCCGCCGGCGTCCGGTTGTCGGATACGGTATCACTCCAGGGTGAAGTCGTGCTGCGCTTCGGCGATGCCGGTCTTTACGAATCGGAAGCGGGTGGCTTCGTGACCTATCGACTTTCCGAATCGGTGAGCCTGAGCGCCGGCTATGCCCGCGTGACCAACTATACGCACGGCCAGGTCACGCGCAGCGAAGACCGGCCGCGACAGCAGATCGACGTCGATCTTGGCACGATCCTTGGAGGGGAGCTGAACAGCAGGCTCCGGTTCGAGCAGCGGTTTCGCAACAGCGACACCGGGTTCCGGCTGCGCCCGCGAGTGAAATGGAAACTGCCGTGGCGCGAACGCGGCGGCCCCGCGCTGGTGCTCAGCCACGAAAGTTTCGTCGAGCTAAACGATACCGACGGCGGACAGAATGCCGGATATCGGCGGATGCGAAATTTCGCCGGTGTGGACGTTCCGATCGCCGGATCGGTGCGCGCCGAGATCGGCTATCTCAACCAATATGACCTGCGCGATCGGGCTCGCGACACGATGGACCACATCCTGTCGATCGGCGTCGGCGCGAAATTCTGA